A single window of Lysobacter oculi DNA harbors:
- a CDS encoding SPFH domain-containing protein, producing the protein MFSGSMLALVLLVAGVIVLFKAVRMVPQGYEWTVEAFGKYTHTLSPGLHFLIPVYQGIGRKINMMEQVLEVPSQDVITKDNAVVKVDGIVFFQVLDAAKAAYEVAQLEIAVLNLVMTNIRTAIGSMDLDESLSKRDEINSKVLVAVDQATHPWGIKVNRIELKDIAPPRDLVDSMARQMKAEREKRANILEAEGFRQAAILKAEGEKQSNILAAEGEREAAFREAEARERLAEAEANATRVVSDAIAGGNVQAINYFVAQKYIEAFKALAEAPNQKFVMMPMESAGVIGSLAGIGELAKEALERNGSNPPRPPQPPRAQFPTGG; encoded by the coding sequence TGCGCATGGTGCCGCAGGGCTACGAATGGACGGTGGAGGCCTTCGGCAAGTACACGCACACGCTGTCGCCCGGCCTGCATTTCCTGATTCCGGTCTACCAGGGCATCGGCCGCAAGATCAACATGATGGAACAGGTGCTGGAAGTGCCCAGCCAGGACGTCATCACCAAGGACAACGCGGTGGTGAAGGTCGACGGCATCGTGTTCTTCCAGGTGCTGGATGCCGCCAAGGCCGCGTACGAAGTCGCGCAGCTGGAGATCGCCGTCCTCAACCTGGTGATGACCAACATCCGTACCGCGATCGGTTCGATGGACCTGGACGAGTCGCTGTCCAAGCGCGACGAGATCAACTCCAAGGTGCTGGTGGCGGTGGACCAGGCGACGCATCCCTGGGGCATCAAGGTCAACCGCATCGAATTGAAGGACATCGCGCCGCCGCGTGACCTGGTGGATTCGATGGCGCGGCAGATGAAGGCCGAGCGCGAGAAGCGCGCCAACATCCTCGAAGCCGAGGGCTTCCGCCAGGCCGCCATCCTCAAGGCCGAGGGCGAGAAGCAGTCGAACATCCTGGCGGCCGAGGGCGAGCGCGAAGCCGCCTTCCGCGAGGCCGAGGCCCGCGAGCGACTGGCCGAGGCCGAGGCCAACGCCACCCGCGTGGTGTCGGACGCGATCGCCGGCGGCAACGTGCAGGCGATCAACTACTTCGTCGCGCAGAAGTACATCGAGGCGTTCAAGGCGCTGGCCGAGGCACCGAACCAGAAGTTCGTGATGATGCCGATGGAGTCCGCCGGCGTGATCGGTTCGTTGGCCGGCATCGGCGAACTGGCGAAGGAAGCGCTGGAACGCAACGGCAGCAACCCGCCGCGCCCGCCGCAGCCGCCGCGCGCGCAGTTCCCGACCGGAGGCTGA
- a CDS encoding NfeD family protein, which yields MRWDVFTWAALAFVLIAAETLVPGAFLLWLGLAAAVVFLIVLLVPGTSVLVQVALFVVLSFVSVAIYRKWFRGRGRQSDQPALNRRTEQLVGQTALLVSPIIDGSGRVQIADAFWTVEGPDLPAGTRVRVVATRGMTLQVVVA from the coding sequence ATGCGCTGGGATGTCTTCACCTGGGCCGCGCTGGCGTTCGTGCTGATCGCCGCGGAGACGCTGGTGCCGGGCGCGTTCCTGCTCTGGCTCGGGCTGGCCGCGGCGGTGGTGTTCCTGATCGTGCTGCTGGTCCCGGGCACGAGCGTGCTGGTGCAGGTGGCGCTGTTCGTGGTGCTGAGCTTTGTCTCGGTGGCGATCTACCGCAAATGGTTCCGTGGCCGTGGCCGCCAGAGCGACCAGCCGGCGCTCAACCGCCGCACCGAGCAGTTGGTCGGCCAGACCGCGCTGCTGGTCAGCCCGATCATCGACGGCAGCGGCCGGGTGCAGATCGCCGATGCGTTCTGGACCGTCGAAGGTCCGGACCTGCCGGCCGGCACCCGCGTGCGTGTGGTCGCCACGCGCGGCATGACGTTGCAGGTGGTGGTGGCGTAA